In one Oreochromis aureus strain Israel breed Guangdong linkage group 2, ZZ_aureus, whole genome shotgun sequence genomic region, the following are encoded:
- the LOC116318477 gene encoding neuronal acetylcholine receptor subunit alpha-3-like isoform X1: protein MNLSGKLTNILLAVILAAQGCFSSKAEDRLFRRLFRRYNQFIRPVENVSDPVTVEFEVSISQLVKVDEVNQIMETNLWLRHVWNDYKLRWTPSEFDGIEFIRVPSNKIWRPDIVLYNNAVGDFLVEDKTKALLKFDGTITWVPPAIFKSSCPMDITYFPFDYQNCSMKFGSWTYDKAKIDLVLIGSKVNLKDFWESGEWEIIDAPGYKHDIKYNCCEEIYPDITYSFYIRRLPLFYTINLIIPCLLISFLTVLVFYLPSDCGEKVTLCISVLLSLTVFLLVITETIPSTSLVIPLIGEYLLFTMIFVTLSIVITVFVLNVHYRTPMTHTMPEWVRAVFLGVLPRVMLMRRPIDQGCSSPARITGGTGGGSSGGSKKRKNSIGATSSSGSVSVGGITGGVACPPLESGAGGGGTSSAGGSMNCVEYGEMNRDMKRDMNRRFPYRGKEVPTPVPPPMVPPPPPPPQPPQTQGPQESELPKPPRPINASSPVNAVVAFSVVSPEIKQAIESVKYIAENMRTRNKAKEVEDDWKYVAMVIDRIFLWVFVTVCVLGTLGLFLHPLISFFK, encoded by the exons ATGAATCTCTCCGGGAAACTAACAAACATCCTCCTGGCGGTGATCCTCGCAGCGCAAG GCTGTTTTTCATCTAAGGCAGAGGACAGATTATTCCGAAGGTTATTCCGAAGGTACAACCAGTTCATCCGACCAGTAGAGAATGTGTCGGATCCGGTTACTGTCGAGTTTGAGGTGTCCATATCTCAGCTTGTCAAAGTG GATGAGGTGAATCAAATAATGGAAACCAACCTGTGGCTGAGACAT GTGTGGAACGACTACAAACTGAGATGGACCCCCTCAGAGTTTGATGGGATTGAGTTCATACGAGTTCCGTCCAACAAGATTTGGCGGCCAGACATAGTTTTGTACAACAA TGCTGTAGGTGATTTTCTTGTGGAAGACAAGACCAAGGCTCTGCTAAAATTTGATGGAACAATCACCTGGGTCCCTCCAGCTATTTTTAAATCCTCCTGCCCCATGGACATCACCTACTTCCCTTTTGACTACCAGAACTGCTCCATGAAGTTTGGTTCCTGGACCTACGACAAGGCCAAGATTGATCTGGTGCTCATTGGCTCAAAG GTGAACCTAAAAGATTTCTGGGAAAGTGGAGAGTGGGAGATTATTGACGCTCCAGGATACAAGCATGACATCAAGTATAACTGCTGCGAAGAGATCTACCCTGACATCACCTACTCCTTCTACATCCGCCGCCTGCCTCTCTTCTACACCATCAATCTCATCATCCCTTGCCTCCTCATCTCCTTCCTCACAGTGCTGGTCTTTTACCTCCCGTCTGATTGCGGGGAGAAAGTTACCCTGTGTATCTCCGTCCTTCTCTCCCTCACTGTGTTCCTGCTGGTCATCACTGAAACCATCCCTTCAACATCTCTTGTCATCCCCCTGATTGGCGAGTATCTCCTCTTCACCATGATTTTTGTCACACTCAGCATTGTCATCACTGTCTTTGTGCTGAATGTTCACTACCGCACACCTATGACTCACACAATGCCCGAGTGGGTAAGGGCTGTGTTCCTTGGCGTGCTGCCCAGAGTAATGCTGATGAGGCGTCCTATTGACCAGGGCTGCTCCTCACCTGCCAGAATTACAGGAGGGACAGGAGGAGGAAGCAGCGGTGgaagcaagaaaagaaaaaacagtatAGGAGCAACAAGTAGCTCAGGAAGTGTAAGTGTTGGAGGCATAACTGGGGGCGTAGCCTGTCCGCCGCTGGAAAGCGGTGCAGGAGGAGGGGGTACGTCCTCAGCTGGTGGCTCGATGAACTGTGTGGAGTATGGTGAGATGAATCGTGACATGAAACGGGACATGAACAGAAGGTTCCCCTACAGAGGCAAAGAGGTACCGACTCCTGTCCCACCGCCAATggtgccaccaccaccacctcctccacaGCCACCTCAGACTCAGGGGCCCCAGGAGTCAGAGCTGCCCAAGCCGCCGAGGCCCATCAATGCTTCATCGCCGGTAAACGCTGTCGTCGCCTTTTCTGTGGTGTCTCCCGAAATCAAGCAGGCCATTGAGAGCGTAAAGTACATCGCAGAGAACATGAGGACTCGTAACAAAGCCAAAGAG GTGGAAGATGACTGGAAGTACGTTGCCATGGTCATTGACAGGATTTTCCTGTGGGTGTTtgtgacagtgtgtgtgctgGGAACTCTGGGACTCTTCCTTCATCCCCTCATCAGTTTCTTTAAATGA
- the LOC116318477 gene encoding neuronal acetylcholine receptor subunit alpha-3-like isoform X2, translating into METNLWLRHVWNDYKLRWTPSEFDGIEFIRVPSNKIWRPDIVLYNNAVGDFLVEDKTKALLKFDGTITWVPPAIFKSSCPMDITYFPFDYQNCSMKFGSWTYDKAKIDLVLIGSKVNLKDFWESGEWEIIDAPGYKHDIKYNCCEEIYPDITYSFYIRRLPLFYTINLIIPCLLISFLTVLVFYLPSDCGEKVTLCISVLLSLTVFLLVITETIPSTSLVIPLIGEYLLFTMIFVTLSIVITVFVLNVHYRTPMTHTMPEWVRAVFLGVLPRVMLMRRPIDQGCSSPARITGGTGGGSSGGSKKRKNSIGATSSSGSVSVGGITGGVACPPLESGAGGGGTSSAGGSMNCVEYGEMNRDMKRDMNRRFPYRGKEVPTPVPPPMVPPPPPPPQPPQTQGPQESELPKPPRPINASSPVNAVVAFSVVSPEIKQAIESVKYIAENMRTRNKAKEVEDDWKYVAMVIDRIFLWVFVTVCVLGTLGLFLHPLISFFK; encoded by the exons ATGGAAACCAACCTGTGGCTGAGACAT GTGTGGAACGACTACAAACTGAGATGGACCCCCTCAGAGTTTGATGGGATTGAGTTCATACGAGTTCCGTCCAACAAGATTTGGCGGCCAGACATAGTTTTGTACAACAA TGCTGTAGGTGATTTTCTTGTGGAAGACAAGACCAAGGCTCTGCTAAAATTTGATGGAACAATCACCTGGGTCCCTCCAGCTATTTTTAAATCCTCCTGCCCCATGGACATCACCTACTTCCCTTTTGACTACCAGAACTGCTCCATGAAGTTTGGTTCCTGGACCTACGACAAGGCCAAGATTGATCTGGTGCTCATTGGCTCAAAG GTGAACCTAAAAGATTTCTGGGAAAGTGGAGAGTGGGAGATTATTGACGCTCCAGGATACAAGCATGACATCAAGTATAACTGCTGCGAAGAGATCTACCCTGACATCACCTACTCCTTCTACATCCGCCGCCTGCCTCTCTTCTACACCATCAATCTCATCATCCCTTGCCTCCTCATCTCCTTCCTCACAGTGCTGGTCTTTTACCTCCCGTCTGATTGCGGGGAGAAAGTTACCCTGTGTATCTCCGTCCTTCTCTCCCTCACTGTGTTCCTGCTGGTCATCACTGAAACCATCCCTTCAACATCTCTTGTCATCCCCCTGATTGGCGAGTATCTCCTCTTCACCATGATTTTTGTCACACTCAGCATTGTCATCACTGTCTTTGTGCTGAATGTTCACTACCGCACACCTATGACTCACACAATGCCCGAGTGGGTAAGGGCTGTGTTCCTTGGCGTGCTGCCCAGAGTAATGCTGATGAGGCGTCCTATTGACCAGGGCTGCTCCTCACCTGCCAGAATTACAGGAGGGACAGGAGGAGGAAGCAGCGGTGgaagcaagaaaagaaaaaacagtatAGGAGCAACAAGTAGCTCAGGAAGTGTAAGTGTTGGAGGCATAACTGGGGGCGTAGCCTGTCCGCCGCTGGAAAGCGGTGCAGGAGGAGGGGGTACGTCCTCAGCTGGTGGCTCGATGAACTGTGTGGAGTATGGTGAGATGAATCGTGACATGAAACGGGACATGAACAGAAGGTTCCCCTACAGAGGCAAAGAGGTACCGACTCCTGTCCCACCGCCAATggtgccaccaccaccacctcctccacaGCCACCTCAGACTCAGGGGCCCCAGGAGTCAGAGCTGCCCAAGCCGCCGAGGCCCATCAATGCTTCATCGCCGGTAAACGCTGTCGTCGCCTTTTCTGTGGTGTCTCCCGAAATCAAGCAGGCCATTGAGAGCGTAAAGTACATCGCAGAGAACATGAGGACTCGTAACAAAGCCAAAGAG GTGGAAGATGACTGGAAGTACGTTGCCATGGTCATTGACAGGATTTTCCTGTGGGTGTTtgtgacagtgtgtgtgctgGGAACTCTGGGACTCTTCCTTCATCCCCTCATCAGTTTCTTTAAATGA